In Nakamurella antarctica, the following are encoded in one genomic region:
- the metH gene encoding methionine synthase — translation MNTPLRHPLLSALSERVVVADGAMGTMLQAQDPTLDDYAGLEGCNEILNVTRPDMVRAVHRAYLEVGVDAIETNTFGSNFANLAEYDIPERIHELSLAGAALARAEADAFSTTEKPRFVLGSVGPGTKLPTLGHTPYATLRDAYFQQVSGMLEGGIDAVVVETCQDLLQAKSAIIGAKRAMTALGIKVPLICHVTVETTGTMLLGSEIGAALTALEPLGIDLIGLNCATGPAEMSEHLRYLSRHTTAQVSVMPNAGLPELGPKGAVYPLGPEALAQSLSGFVTEFGLTLVGGCCGTTPEHLRHVVEAVKGLTPAVRRPRSEPGLASLYASVPFAQDASVLMIGERTNANGSKAFKEAMLGENWNQCVEIARSQTRDGAHILDVCIDYVGRDGVTDMQEIASRFATASTLPMMLDSTEPAVIKAGLEHLGGRSMVNSVNFEDGDGPNSRYTKIMELVSEHGAAVVALTIDEEGQARTKDHKVAIAERLIADLTENWGMAEHDIVVDCLTFPIATGQEETRRDGIETIEAIKELKRRHPDVLTTLGLSNISFGLNPAARQVLNSVFLAECVDAGLDSAIVNSSKILPMSRIPEDRRTVALDMVYDRRREGYDPLQKFLELFDGVTTAEGKATRAAELAAMPLDERLKQRIIDGEKIGLEADLDEALVRRSALEIINDTLLEGMKTVGELFGSGAMQLPFVLTSAEVMKMAVAHLEPHMEKLDSAGKGTIVLATVKGDVHDIGKNLVDIILSNNGYSVVNIGIKQPISTIITAAEENSADAIGMSGLLVKSTVIMRENLEEMNTRGIAERFPVLLGGAALTRSYVENDLSAVFQGDVRYARDAFEGLRLMDGVMARKRGLAPAEDAAERQKAAERRTRHERSQRIALARKAEAALTALPIPERSDVALDNAVPTPPFWGSRVVKGIPLADYSKLLDERATFMGQWGLRGAKGQNGPSYEDLVATEGRPRLRYWLERLHTEKVLEAAVVYGYFPCYSEKDSVVILAEPHIDAEELFRFTFPRQQRDRHLCLADFYRPKSAGVVDVISFDVVTMGNRISEFANTLFAANSYREYLEVHGISVQLTEALAEFWHQRIRSELVFPDGTTAAAEDPDEVERFFDLAYRGARFAFGYPACPDLSDQTKIMTLLDPGRIGVELSEEFQLHPEQSTSALVAHHPEAKYFAAK, via the coding sequence GTGAACACCCCGCTCAGGCACCCGTTGCTCTCCGCATTGTCCGAACGAGTGGTTGTAGCTGACGGCGCCATGGGCACGATGTTGCAGGCTCAGGATCCCACTCTGGATGACTACGCGGGTCTGGAAGGGTGCAACGAGATACTGAACGTCACACGCCCTGACATGGTTCGGGCCGTCCATCGCGCCTACCTCGAGGTGGGTGTCGACGCGATCGAGACGAACACATTCGGCTCGAACTTTGCCAACCTCGCTGAGTACGACATCCCGGAGCGCATCCACGAACTATCACTGGCGGGTGCCGCGCTCGCCAGGGCAGAGGCCGATGCGTTCAGTACCACCGAGAAGCCCCGATTCGTCCTCGGATCCGTGGGGCCGGGAACCAAACTTCCCACCCTCGGCCACACGCCGTACGCAACCCTTCGCGATGCCTACTTCCAGCAAGTGAGCGGCATGCTCGAAGGTGGAATTGACGCGGTCGTCGTAGAAACCTGCCAAGACCTGTTGCAAGCCAAATCGGCCATCATCGGGGCAAAACGCGCGATGACGGCGCTCGGCATTAAGGTGCCGCTCATCTGTCACGTGACAGTCGAGACTACGGGCACCATGTTGTTGGGCTCCGAGATCGGAGCAGCACTTACCGCTCTCGAACCCTTGGGCATCGATTTGATCGGTCTGAACTGCGCAACCGGCCCCGCTGAGATGAGCGAGCACCTGCGGTATCTCTCCCGGCACACCACTGCCCAAGTGTCGGTGATGCCGAATGCGGGACTTCCCGAACTCGGGCCCAAGGGCGCGGTATATCCGCTCGGACCCGAAGCTCTTGCCCAGTCGCTCTCCGGCTTCGTCACGGAATTCGGGCTTACATTGGTCGGCGGATGTTGTGGCACGACCCCGGAGCATTTGCGGCATGTGGTCGAAGCGGTGAAGGGACTCACCCCGGCGGTACGTCGGCCACGAAGCGAACCCGGGCTCGCTTCGCTCTACGCATCGGTGCCTTTTGCCCAGGATGCCTCGGTGCTGATGATCGGGGAGCGGACCAACGCCAACGGTTCCAAGGCCTTCAAAGAGGCCATGTTGGGCGAAAATTGGAATCAGTGCGTGGAAATCGCGCGCTCGCAAACCCGCGACGGCGCCCACATCCTGGACGTCTGCATCGACTACGTCGGGCGTGACGGCGTGACGGATATGCAAGAAATCGCCTCTCGATTCGCCACCGCTTCGACGTTGCCGATGATGCTTGACTCGACCGAACCAGCCGTGATCAAAGCGGGGCTGGAGCACTTAGGCGGTCGCTCCATGGTGAACTCGGTCAACTTCGAGGACGGCGACGGGCCAAATTCGCGCTACACCAAAATAATGGAGCTGGTCTCCGAACATGGCGCCGCCGTCGTGGCTCTGACCATCGACGAGGAAGGTCAGGCGCGCACCAAAGACCATAAGGTGGCAATCGCCGAACGGCTGATCGCGGACCTGACGGAGAACTGGGGGATGGCCGAACACGACATCGTCGTGGACTGCCTGACATTCCCCATCGCCACAGGCCAAGAAGAAACACGGCGTGACGGCATCGAAACCATCGAAGCCATCAAGGAACTCAAGCGCCGCCACCCGGATGTGTTGACTACACTGGGACTTTCAAACATTTCGTTCGGTCTCAACCCCGCCGCGCGGCAAGTGCTCAACTCGGTCTTCCTCGCCGAATGCGTTGACGCAGGCCTTGATTCGGCGATCGTCAACTCATCCAAAATCTTGCCAATGTCTCGCATCCCAGAGGACCGTCGCACCGTCGCACTGGACATGGTCTACGACCGTCGGCGCGAGGGTTACGACCCGCTGCAGAAGTTTCTAGAGTTGTTTGATGGCGTCACCACCGCCGAAGGGAAGGCGACCAGGGCTGCCGAACTTGCCGCGATGCCGCTCGATGAAAGACTCAAGCAGCGCATCATTGACGGCGAGAAGATCGGCCTGGAAGCAGATCTCGACGAAGCGCTGGTCCGCCGCTCGGCGTTGGAAATTATCAATGACACGCTGCTCGAGGGAATGAAGACCGTCGGCGAGCTCTTCGGCTCCGGCGCTATGCAACTGCCGTTCGTCCTCACCTCGGCCGAGGTGATGAAGATGGCAGTCGCGCACCTCGAACCACACATGGAGAAGTTGGATTCGGCGGGGAAGGGCACCATCGTGCTAGCCACCGTCAAGGGTGACGTACACGACATCGGCAAAAACCTCGTCGACATCATTTTGTCCAACAACGGCTATTCGGTGGTGAACATCGGTATTAAACAACCGATCTCCACCATCATCACTGCTGCGGAGGAGAATTCCGCCGATGCCATTGGCATGTCCGGTCTGCTGGTGAAATCGACCGTCATCATGCGCGAGAATCTCGAAGAGATGAACACGCGCGGGATCGCCGAGCGCTTCCCCGTTCTCCTCGGCGGTGCCGCTTTGACCCGGTCCTATGTCGAAAACGACCTGTCTGCGGTTTTTCAAGGGGATGTGCGCTATGCCCGCGACGCCTTTGAAGGACTCCGGCTGATGGATGGAGTGATGGCTCGAAAACGCGGATTGGCCCCGGCAGAGGATGCCGCGGAACGGCAAAAAGCCGCCGAACGTCGCACACGTCATGAGCGCAGTCAACGGATCGCTCTCGCCCGCAAGGCAGAGGCAGCGCTCACCGCACTGCCGATTCCGGAACGATCAGATGTGGCGCTCGACAACGCTGTGCCCACCCCGCCGTTTTGGGGATCGCGAGTCGTGAAGGGAATTCCGCTCGCGGACTATTCGAAGCTGCTCGACGAGCGCGCCACCTTTATGGGTCAGTGGGGTCTGCGCGGCGCCAAGGGGCAAAACGGCCCCAGCTACGAAGACCTCGTTGCCACCGAAGGGCGTCCGCGCCTGCGCTACTGGCTCGAAAGATTGCACACCGAGAAGGTTCTCGAAGCGGCCGTCGTTTACGGCTACTTCCCGTGCTACTCCGAAAAGGATTCGGTGGTGATCCTCGCGGAACCGCATATCGATGCCGAGGAGCTATTCAGGTTCACTTTCCCGCGTCAGCAGCGGGACCGCCATCTGTGCCTCGCCGACTTCTATCGTCCCAAGTCCGCCGGCGTCGTCGACGTGATCTCCTTCGACGTCGTCACCATGGGCAATAGAATTTCCGAATTCGCGAACACCCTTTTTGCGGCAAACTCCTACCGCGAATACCTTGAGGTGCATGGGATTTCGGTACAGCTCACGGAAGCCCTCGCCGAATTCTGGCATCAACGCATCAGGTCCGAACTTGTCTTTCCGGACGGGACCACGGCTGCCGCAGAAGACCCGGACGAGGTTGAACGATTCTTCGACCTCGCCTATCGCGGTGCTCGTTTCGCATTCGGGTATCCGGCGTGTCCCGACTTGTCTGATCAGACCAAGATCATGACGCTGCTTGATCCCGGCCGGATCGGCGTGGAGTTGTCGGAGGAGTTCCAATTGCACCCCGAGCAATCGACGTCGGCGCTGGTGGCGCACCACCCGGAGGCGAAGTACTTCGCCGCCAAGTGA
- a CDS encoding PAC2 family protein, giving the protein MQPQQLRDPVLIAAFEGWNDAGDAATSAVEHLALTWDATPLAEIDPENFYDFQVSRPTVKILQGVTRHIEWPTTKLTVCRLPDQSRDVILVHGIEPNFRWKAFCAELVQLALDNGVTTMISLGALLADVAHTRPVQVTGSAHDAETADQLGIIKSTYEGPTGISGVFQDACLQAGIPGVAFWASVPHYVSHAPSPKATLALLHRVEDFLDIAVTPGNYPEQSEEWESEVSQIAEDDDEISEYIKSLEERDSEEEPLTPASGDAIAAEFERYLRRRGPKSWGDKPDKPGRDGR; this is encoded by the coding sequence ATGCAACCCCAACAATTAAGAGATCCGGTGCTGATCGCCGCTTTCGAAGGGTGGAACGACGCGGGTGATGCCGCTACCTCCGCAGTGGAGCATCTCGCGCTTACCTGGGATGCGACCCCGCTGGCGGAAATAGACCCGGAGAACTTCTACGACTTCCAAGTTTCCAGGCCAACTGTCAAGATTCTTCAGGGGGTTACTCGACACATCGAATGGCCCACAACCAAGCTAACGGTATGCCGGCTGCCCGATCAGAGCCGCGACGTGATCTTGGTTCACGGAATAGAGCCGAACTTTAGGTGGAAGGCATTTTGTGCCGAGTTGGTCCAGTTGGCCCTGGACAACGGGGTGACCACCATGATCAGCCTCGGTGCGCTACTCGCCGACGTCGCGCACACCAGGCCTGTTCAGGTCACCGGATCCGCCCATGATGCCGAGACGGCGGACCAGCTGGGGATCATCAAATCCACCTATGAGGGGCCCACCGGAATCTCGGGAGTGTTTCAGGATGCTTGCTTGCAGGCAGGTATCCCCGGGGTCGCATTCTGGGCGTCCGTGCCGCACTACGTCTCTCATGCGCCGTCTCCGAAAGCGACTCTGGCGTTGCTGCATCGCGTGGAGGATTTCCTCGACATTGCGGTGACACCTGGCAACTATCCGGAGCAGTCTGAGGAGTGGGAATCGGAGGTTTCGCAGATTGCCGAAGATGACGACGAGATTTCCGAGTACATCAAGAGCTTGGAGGAGCGCGACTCTGAAGAAGAACCGCTGACTCCGGCTAGCGGTGATGCCATCGCCGCGGAGTTCGAACGCTACTTGCGGCGGCGTGGCCCGAAAAGTTGGGGTGATAAGCCGGACAAGCCAGGGCGAGATGGCCGGTAG